The window GTGCGGATAAGCGTGTCTTTCACGCCAAAGTCTTCTTCGGTGGCAACCACCAGGGCTGCGGCACCACCGTCGCCAAAGAGCGGACAGGTCGAGCGGTCTTGATAGTCGGTGATTGACGACATTTTTTCGGTGGCAACCACCATTACCTTTTTACACATTCCGCTGCGGATATAGGCCGTGGCGGCTTGCAAGGCAACGATAAATCCCGAGCAGGCGGCCTGTATGTCATAGCAGAAGGCGTTGTTGATGCCGGCTTTGCGGGCTACAATCGATGCGGTAGAGGGAAAACGGTAGTCGGGGGTGGAGGTGGCGCAGATGACGGCGTTGATTTCTCCGGGGTCGGTATTGGTTTTGCGCAATACCTTTTTCACGGCTCGTGAACCCATTTTTGAGCTCCCCAGCCCTTCTCCTTTCAGTATGTGACGGGTCTTGATACCTACGCGGGTGGTAATCCATTCGTCGGTGGTATCGACCATTTTCGAAAGTTCTTCGTTGGTGAGAATGTCTTCGGGCACATAAGAGGCTACGCCCGCAATCATAGCATTTACCATAGCAGTAAAAAAGAAATAAGCACACTAAATATTGTGTGTGTCGAAATATTTAGTGTGCTTTATTAAAGGTTATACAATCAGTTCAAAAGCCGAGAGGGAAGCCTCTCTGGCGCAAAACCTCTAAAAAGTCACACTTTTTAGATGGCTGCTTCTTTCTCGATGGCTTGTTTGCCGCGATAGTAACCGCATTCTCCGCATACGGTGTGATAGATGTGCCAAGCACCGCAGTTGGGGCATACAACCAGGGTGGGGGCTACAGCCTTGTCGTGGGTTCTTCTTTT of the Candidatus Caccoplasma merdavium genome contains:
- a CDS encoding ketoacyl-ACP synthase III, with amino-acid sequence MVNAMIAGVASYVPEDILTNEELSKMVDTTDEWITTRVGIKTRHILKGEGLGSSKMGSRAVKKVLRKTNTDPGEINAVICATSTPDYRFPSTASIVARKAGINNAFCYDIQAACSGFIVALQAATAYIRSGMCKKVMVVATEKMSSITDYQDRSTCPLFGDGGAAALVVATEEDFGVKDTLIRTDGVGLPFLHMKAGGSVRPASHETVDHREHFVYQEGRIVYKYAVSSMLQVSEEILQRNNLSVDTIDWFIPHQANLRIIEAIAERMNIDPKKVIVTIEKYGNTSAASIPLCLADWEKNFKKGDKIILTSFGAGFIWGSVYLKWGYDPKDVQEIADTPADNEDNEETV
- the rpmF gene encoding 50S ribosomal protein L32 → MAHPKRRQSKTRTAKRRTHDKAVAPTLVVCPNCGAWHIYHTVCGECGYYRGKQAIEKEAAI